The sequence CAAGTTTGCATAAACTAGTGTTAGACTTCGATCAATGGTTGAGCACAAGTTTTCTGCATTTGTGATGTTTGTGAATGATGTATCTCTTATTGATCCCAAATGTAAGTATGGCTCAGGATTTTGAAACATTGCAGTTGTGTGTTGGAAAATTATCTTAGTGTTTAGTTGGCATGGCTGATATTCTTGGCTATTCCCCATTTCAGATAAATGTTTTCTTAGATGATCCACATTGATTTGGTATCTGAACTTGATTATTGTTGGACCTTTTTGGTGTTATCTTGCTGCTGGTGCTGCTACTCTACTGTtcaatttgttaatttctCCCATTCGTCGCCTAATAATTAACATGCTAtattgacaaatattttgcaaCATTTTGGAATTTAGGTTTTGTCCGATGGATGCCAAAACAACAAATGGAGAACGCCGGCACATTACCATTAAACTCTGGCCCCCTAGCCAGAACACACGCCAGATGCTGGTTGAACGAATGACTAATAATCTCTCTACTCCAACAATTTTCACCCGCAAGTATGGCAGTCTCGGCAATGTTGAGGCTTCAAAACATGCCAAACAAATTGAGGAATTAGCTTTTGCTAGTGCAAATCAACATTACGAACAAGAACCTGATGGAGATGGCAGTTCTGCTGTGCAGTTGTATGCCAGGGAATGCAGTAAGCTAATATTAGACGTTCTCAAGGGAGGCTCCAGGATAGAGGAAAAGGAGGCACTGCAATCTGAGGTTGATTCTGCTTCCTGTGAGATGTTTTTCGATATTTCCAAAGGTCAGCGGGCATTTATTGAAGAAGATGAGGCTCAAACACTTTTGAGTCCCTTAAAGGCCCCTGGAAATTCTTGcactaaaatatgttttagcAATCGAAGTTTTGGTCTAGGTGCAGCTCATGTTGCTGGACCCATCTTAGCATCCATTAAGAACCAACTCAAGGAAGTGGATCTGTCAGATTTTGTTGCAGGAAGACCGGAGGCGGAAGCTCTTGATGTCATGAATATTTTCTCTGAAGCCCTGGAAGGTTCTCATTTGAAGAGTCTGAATATATCTGACAATGCCTTAGGTGAGAAAGGAGTTAGAGCATTTGGGAAGCTTTTGCAGTCTCAGACTAGCTTGGAGGAACTATATCTTATGAATGATGGGATTTCAAAGGAAGCTGCAGAAGCTGTTTGTGAGTTGGTTCCTTCCACAGAGAAGCTTAGAGTTCTCCAGTTTCATAACAATATGACAGGAGATGAAGGGGCTCTTGCGATTTCTGAGATTCTGAAGCGTTGTCCGTTATTGGAGGATTTTCGATGCTCATCTACCCGAGTTGGCTCTGAAGGGGGGATTGCATTGACTGAGGCACTTACACAGTGTAGGAATCTGAAGAAACTTGATCTTCGGGACAACATGTTTGGTGTAGAGGCTGGCGTCAAGCTTAGTGATGCTCTCCGTAAACATGAGTGTCTCAGAGAGATTTATTTGAGCTATCTAAATCTGGAAGATGATGGAGCAATTGCAATAGCCAATGCTCTCAAGGAGTCAGCACCAGCACTTGCAGTATTGGAGATGGCTGGAAATGATATCACTGCTGAAGCAGCTCCCAGCTTAGCTGCTTGCATTGCTACAAAGAAGTCTCTTGTCAAGTTGAACTTGTCAGAGAATGATCTTAAGGATGATGGTGCAATTACGATAAGCCAAGCACTGGGAGAAGGCCATGACCAGTTGAAGGAAGTGGATATGAGCCAGAACTCTCTAAGAAGGGTTGCCGCTAGATCTTTGGCTCAGGCTTTGTTGCATTTGCCTGGGTTCAAGTTCCTTAATGTTAATGGAAACTTCATTTCTGAGGAAGGTATTGATGAGTTGAAGGATATCTTTAAAGAGTGTCCTGATAAACTTGCCCCCCTGGATGAGAATGACCCTGACGGAGAGGATTTTGATGACAAGGAATCTGGGGATGAAGATGACGCTAGTCAGCACGAGTTGGAATCGAAACTGAAAAGTCTTGATGTCaatcaaaaagaataaatattgttttggCATCCTCAGTGGGAGTAGCAATCATTACTTTTAGTTGATAGCTTTTGTGGGTCTGGTTGATTCGAGCAGGGGATGGTGCTGTAACTCTAGCTGAAGCTAACTGCTTGTCATCAAAGGTTTCTGTTCTATGGGAATTTTTGCCCTTAATCTGCTTTGTCTGTTAGCATCTTGTATCAGCTGATCGGAAAGTACTTTTGGCGGATGCTATGCATGTAGACTTGTAATTTTTGGTTCCCCATGTTTGGGACCAAAGTAGGATTCTTTTCTGCTTTTTCACAAATGTCTACTTGCCCTCCCAAACTAATGCTGTTCACCTGCAGCTATGCAAAATTGAGTTATTTCTGTCTTGGTGTTTGATCTGGGACGCTGCACCAGTACTAGCTGGAAAATGCTCTGATCGTTGTGTTATAATGTTAgccttttgttctttttctttgtattctCCACCCTTTACCTACAAAATGAAATTCTCATACTTTACCTACTTACTCTTAATTCTCGTACcaaaatttgattcaattatacttcaaaaaattataaaggtTCTTTGCTTattgctttcatttttaaaaagacattatatgaaaaatcttatatttttgGCGAGGTGGGTAAGGAGATGTTCGGGAAAcgtgaaaaaagaatatgaggcacaacagCATGACCTCCGACAAATCTGACAAATAGAAAAGCTTAACAATCTTATTTTCCCCACTTTGGTTGGAGTTACAAGTGTTCCTAAATCGCATTCAAGTAAACAACTCCAGTCACAATAAGGTCCATGcagaaacaaatattattttagtttgaattttgttcttttggttAAAGGGATTAGGAAACCACAAATCGATTTGAGAAGAAGTCTAGACAATTGACATGAGAATGAATAAAGAGGTAACTAATCTGAGTTGCAATTGCAAATAAATATGTTGCAGAGAGCTGCTAAAGagagtaaaaaatacaacttcAGGTCCAAAACAAATCTGCTACAACGCATCAATGGGTTATCATATAACTACTGCTTACCAATGTAAGTAACCTAGTTTTACTTCATTTCTAAATCCTCAGGCTTCAGAAAATAGtctgtatataattaaatcacatCAAGCTTGACCTCTTCTTCTTATGTGCTCTCCATGTTAAGCCATTCAGCCCACCTTCCAGGCCATCTAAGCTGCTTCTTTGTGAACTTTCAGCTTCAGACTTGGGCCTTTGGGAGGTCCAGCCGAAGGTGTCTTCACTCTTCGTTTCACTCACCATTGAAAGCGTTTCACTCTTCAAGTCCGTGATTTTCTTCTCCCCTAAAATGTTGTTGGTAACATTACTCTTAGgcaattcattatttacgatGGATGgattctctcttcttcttttggcG comes from Sesamum indicum cultivar Zhongzhi No. 13 linkage group LG10, S_indicum_v1.0, whole genome shotgun sequence and encodes:
- the LOC105171368 gene encoding RAN GTPase-activating protein 2-like, with the translated sequence MDAKTTNGERRHITIKLWPPSQNTRQMLVERMTNNLSTPTIFTRKYGSLGNVEASKHAKQIEELAFASANQHYEQEPDGDGSSAVQLYARECSKLILDVLKGGSRIEEKEALQSEVDSASCEMFFDISKGQRAFIEEDEAQTLLSPLKAPGNSCTKICFSNRSFGLGAAHVAGPILASIKNQLKEVDLSDFVAGRPEAEALDVMNIFSEALEGSHLKSLNISDNALGEKGVRAFGKLLQSQTSLEELYLMNDGISKEAAEAVCELVPSTEKLRVLQFHNNMTGDEGALAISEILKRCPLLEDFRCSSTRVGSEGGIALTEALTQCRNLKKLDLRDNMFGVEAGVKLSDALRKHECLREIYLSYLNLEDDGAIAIANALKESAPALAVLEMAGNDITAEAAPSLAACIATKKSLVKLNLSENDLKDDGAITISQALGEGHDQLKEVDMSQNSLRRVAARSLAQALLHLPGFKFLNVNGNFISEEGIDELKDIFKECPDKLAPLDENDPDGEDFDDKESGDEDDASQHELESKLKSLDVNQKE